Proteins encoded together in one Paracidovorax wautersii window:
- a CDS encoding sigma-54-dependent Fis family transcriptional regulator, protein MQDNASFGASAAGPGPVSAAAQLIQRAHERSAAFGLQRHETADLEPVRADALAWTVARNEALCAHALPVMETLSAQIAGTQSMVLLTDAQGVILHALGDDEFLGRASRVALRPGATWAESSKGTNAIGTALAMGEALQINGNEHFLKANDFLTCSCAPILDPQGLVIGALDVSGDHRSRSPHTMALVRMSAKMVENHLFGKVYEDAVRLRFHARPEFLGTLVEGLAAFTAEGRFLAANRSGQFQLGLSSKALQAHTFPSLFGMPMSTLLAHARQGNPQLLTLRLPGGVTVHAEVEHRARPGALLAALPAEPAAGASDAARPHQGAHGASAATQAGIAPGLSSLRYLNTGDAHLAQVIERVTRLLGRDVPTMILGETGTGKELLARAIHHDGPRGRKPFVAVNCASIPETLIEAELFGYEEGAFTGARRKGSTGKIVQAHGGTLFLDEIGDMPLSMQARLLRVLQERSVAPLGATREIQVDVNVVCATHRNLREMMAQGQFREDLYYRLNGLVVRLPALRERSDLSVIVQRLLQAQRDGGAAHAPMIRVSPEVMDLFAAHAWPGNLRQLANVLRTAALMAEGDGDGSTVRKQHLPDDFLGECEGALPSPEYLRHAVDILQQGPRPAAVNAAVRGGVRSLGDVTAVALQEALRAHAGNVSAAARALGVSRNTVYRHLRAASVRAAPPG, encoded by the coding sequence ATGCAGGACAACGCATCCTTTGGCGCGTCCGCTGCGGGGCCGGGGCCCGTGTCCGCAGCGGCGCAATTGATCCAGCGTGCACACGAGCGGTCCGCAGCCTTCGGGCTGCAGCGCCATGAAACGGCCGACCTGGAGCCGGTGCGGGCCGACGCGCTGGCCTGGACCGTGGCCCGCAACGAAGCCCTGTGTGCCCATGCCTTGCCCGTGATGGAAACGCTGTCGGCCCAGATCGCCGGTACCCAGAGCATGGTCCTGCTCACCGATGCGCAGGGCGTGATCCTGCATGCGCTGGGCGACGACGAATTCCTCGGCCGTGCCAGCCGCGTCGCTCTGCGCCCGGGCGCCACATGGGCGGAAAGCAGCAAGGGGACCAACGCCATCGGTACGGCACTGGCCATGGGCGAGGCGCTTCAGATCAATGGCAATGAGCACTTTCTCAAAGCGAACGACTTCCTGACCTGTTCCTGCGCTCCGATCCTTGACCCCCAGGGCCTGGTGATCGGTGCGCTGGACGTGAGTGGTGACCACCGCAGCCGCAGCCCCCATACGATGGCGCTGGTGCGCATGTCCGCCAAGATGGTGGAGAACCACCTGTTCGGCAAGGTGTACGAAGACGCCGTACGGCTGCGGTTCCATGCCCGGCCGGAGTTTCTCGGCACCCTCGTCGAAGGCCTTGCCGCCTTCACGGCGGAGGGCCGGTTCCTCGCCGCCAACCGCAGCGGCCAGTTCCAATTGGGCCTGTCTTCCAAAGCGCTGCAGGCGCATACCTTCCCATCGCTTTTCGGGATGCCGATGAGCACCCTGCTGGCGCACGCGCGCCAAGGCAATCCGCAACTGCTCACCCTGCGTTTGCCCGGGGGCGTGACCGTGCATGCCGAGGTGGAGCACCGGGCTCGCCCTGGGGCGTTGCTGGCAGCGCTACCCGCAGAGCCTGCGGCCGGTGCCAGCGACGCGGCTAGGCCGCACCAGGGTGCTCATGGTGCTTCGGCTGCGACCCAGGCTGGCATCGCGCCGGGACTGTCGAGCCTCAGGTACCTGAATACCGGCGACGCCCACCTGGCCCAGGTGATCGAAAGGGTCACGCGGCTTCTGGGGCGCGACGTACCCACCATGATCCTCGGCGAGACCGGCACAGGCAAGGAACTGCTGGCGCGGGCCATCCACCATGATGGGCCGCGGGGGCGCAAGCCTTTCGTGGCCGTCAACTGCGCGTCGATACCCGAAACGCTCATCGAGGCGGAGCTCTTCGGCTATGAAGAGGGGGCCTTCACCGGCGCACGGCGCAAGGGCAGCACGGGCAAGATCGTCCAGGCGCACGGCGGAACGCTCTTCTTGGACGAGATCGGGGACATGCCGCTGTCGATGCAGGCGCGCCTGCTGCGCGTGCTGCAGGAGCGCAGCGTGGCGCCGTTGGGGGCCACGCGCGAGATCCAGGTGGATGTCAACGTCGTGTGCGCCACCCACCGCAACCTGCGGGAGATGATGGCGCAAGGGCAATTCCGGGAGGATCTGTACTACCGCTTGAACGGATTGGTGGTGCGCCTGCCCGCTTTGCGGGAGCGTTCCGACCTGTCCGTCATCGTGCAGCGGTTGCTGCAGGCCCAACGCGACGGTGGCGCAGCCCATGCACCCATGATTCGGGTGTCGCCCGAGGTCATGGACCTGTTTGCCGCCCACGCCTGGCCCGGCAACCTGCGCCAGTTGGCCAACGTGTTGCGCACGGCTGCGCTGATGGCGGAGGGCGATGGCGACGGCAGCACCGTGCGCAAACAACACCTGCCGGACGATTTCCTGGGCGAATGCGAGGGTGCTCTGCCGTCGCCAGAGTACCTTCGGCACGCCGTCGACATCCTCCAGCAAGGTCCCAGGCCCGCCGCAGTGAACGCTGCGGTACGTGGGGGTGTGCGTTCCCTGGGCGACGTGACCGCCGTTGCCTTGCAGGAGGCTCTGCGTGCGCATGCGGGCAATGTCTCGGCCGCCGCGCGTGCGTTGGGCGTTTCCCGCAACACCGTGTACCGGCATCTGCGCGCGGCGTCCGTCCGGGCAGCCCCTCCGGGCTGA
- a CDS encoding DUF779 domain-containing protein — METTAFPSSEGGSADAVAAQVTRVSATPAATDLIARLAAQHGPLMFHQSGGCCDGSAPMCFARGEFLVGDSDVLLGHIAGTPFYMSRSQFAYWEHTHIIIDAVPGNGGMFSLERPTGLRFLTRSRLYSDAEWASIQAMGPPPSGAA; from the coding sequence ATGGAAACCACGGCATTCCCTAGCAGTGAGGGCGGCTCGGCCGACGCGGTGGCCGCCCAAGTCACCCGCGTGTCGGCCACCCCTGCCGCCACCGACCTCATCGCCCGGCTGGCCGCACAACACGGCCCGCTCATGTTCCACCAGTCGGGCGGATGCTGCGACGGCAGCGCTCCGATGTGCTTTGCCCGGGGGGAGTTCCTGGTCGGGGATTCCGACGTGCTTCTGGGCCACATCGCCGGCACGCCGTTCTACATGAGCCGCTCGCAGTTCGCCTACTGGGAACACACCCACATCATCATCGATGCAGTCCCCGGAAACGGCGGCATGTTCTCGCTGGAACGTCCCACGGGCCTGCGCTTTCTGACACGCTCACGGCTGTACAGCGATGCGGAGTGGGCATCCATCCAGGCGATGGGTCCTCCGCCCAGCGGAGCGGCTTAA
- the adhP gene encoding alcohol dehydrogenase AdhP, translating into MSAKTMKAAVVREFGKPLTIEEVPVPVPADDQILVKIEASGVCHTDLHAAEGDWPVKPNPPFIPGHEGVGFVAAIGKNVKHIKEGDRVGVPWLHSACGCCTHCLGGWETLCESQSNTGYSVNGGFADYALADPNFVGHLPKDISFVDIAPVLCAGVTVYKGLKVTDTRPGDWVVISGIGGLGHMAVQYAKAMGLNVAAVDVEDDKLELAKKLGASVTVNAKTTDPAAYLQKEIGGAHGALVTAVSPKAFEQALGMVRRGGTVSLNGLPPGNFPLPIFDMVLRGVTVRGSIVGTRLDLQESLDFAARGQVKATVATEKLENINDVFARMHKGQIQGRIVLDMAA; encoded by the coding sequence ATGTCCGCAAAAACCATGAAAGCCGCTGTCGTCCGTGAATTCGGCAAACCGCTGACCATCGAGGAAGTGCCCGTTCCCGTGCCTGCAGACGACCAGATCCTCGTGAAGATCGAAGCGTCCGGCGTCTGCCACACCGACCTGCATGCCGCCGAGGGCGACTGGCCGGTCAAGCCCAACCCGCCGTTCATTCCTGGTCATGAAGGGGTTGGCTTCGTGGCGGCCATCGGCAAGAACGTCAAGCACATCAAGGAAGGCGACCGGGTCGGCGTACCCTGGCTGCATTCGGCCTGTGGTTGCTGCACCCACTGCCTGGGCGGCTGGGAGACGCTGTGCGAATCGCAGAGCAACACCGGCTATTCCGTGAACGGCGGATTTGCCGACTACGCCCTGGCGGACCCCAACTTCGTCGGCCACCTGCCCAAGGACATCAGCTTCGTGGACATCGCACCCGTGCTGTGCGCGGGCGTCACGGTCTACAAGGGCCTGAAGGTGACGGACACTCGGCCCGGTGACTGGGTGGTCATCTCGGGCATCGGCGGCCTCGGCCACATGGCCGTGCAATACGCCAAGGCCATGGGTCTGAACGTTGCGGCCGTGGACGTCGAGGACGACAAGCTGGAACTGGCCAAGAAACTCGGCGCGAGCGTCACGGTCAACGCCAAGACCACCGATCCGGCCGCCTACCTGCAAAAGGAGATCGGCGGTGCGCATGGTGCCCTGGTTACGGCCGTCTCGCCCAAGGCCTTCGAACAGGCGCTGGGGATGGTGCGTCGCGGCGGCACGGTGTCGCTCAACGGCCTGCCGCCCGGCAACTTCCCGCTGCCCATCTTCGACATGGTGCTGCGCGGCGTGACGGTCCGTGGCTCCATCGTGGGTACGCGCCTGGACCTGCAGGAGTCGCTGGACTTCGCCGCCCGCGGCCAGGTGAAAGCGACGGTGGCCACCGAGAAGCTGGAAAATATCAACGACGTGTTCGCGCGCATGCACAAAGGCCAGATCCAGGGCCGCATCGTGCTGGACATGGCCGCCTGA